The following are encoded in a window of Castanea sativa cultivar Marrone di Chiusa Pesio chromosome 5, ASM4071231v1 genomic DNA:
- the LOC142633838 gene encoding peroxisome biogenesis protein 2 — translation MSNTNLSPPQPPEEDAWIHTYHKLLPPWQSQSQSQSQSLSQSYQSTIPISISRVNQVDAARLDVEMSAMLKEQLVKVFSLMKPGMLFQYEAELDAFLEFLIWRFSIWVDKPTPGIALMNLRYRDERAVEPRGKVRTGLEGPGLTVAQKIWYCVATVGGQYMWARLQSFSAFRRWGDSEQRPLARRAWMLIQRIEGLYKAASFGNLLIFLYTGRFRNLIERALKARLVYGSPNMNRAVSFEYMNRQLVWNEFSEMLLLLLPLLNSSSIRNLLSPFSKDKASSSAEDDTACPICLASPTIPFLALPCQHRYCYYCLRTRCAATPSFRCSRCSEPVTAMQRHSGVNNLDPKQ, via the exons ATGAGTAACACAAATCTCTCACCACCACAACCGCCTGAAGAAGATGCTTGGATTCACACTTATCACAAATTGCTTCCTCCTTGGcaatcccaatcccaatcccaatcccaatcccTCTCTCAATCTTATCAG tcAACAATCCCAATTTCAATCTCAAGAGTAAATCAAGTCGATGCAGCAAGACTGGACGTCGAAATGTCGGCCATGTTGAAAGAACAGTTGGTTAAAGTCTTCTCTTTGATGAAG CCAGGAATGTTATTTCAATACGAAGCAGAGCTCGATGCTTTCCTTGAGTTTCTTATTTGGCGGTTCTCAATTTGGGTAGATAAGCCTACTCCTGGGATTGCTCTCATGAATTTGAGGTACAGAGATGAACGTGCAGTGGAGCCAAGAGGGAAAG TCCGAACTGGTCTAGAAGGACCTGGACTTACTGTGGCTCAGAAGATTTGGTATTGCGTTGCCACTGTTGGTGGCCAATACATGTGGGCTCGTTTACAGTCATTCTCTGCTTTTCGTAGATGGGGTGATTCTGAGCAG AGGCCATTGGCACGGCGAGCATGGATGTTGATACAACGTATAGAAGGATTATATAAAGCTGCCTCATTTGGCAATcttcttatatttctttatacAGGAAG GTTCAGGAATCTTATTGAAAGAGCTTTAAAAGCCAGGCTTGTCTATGGGAGCCCCAATATGAATCGAGCTGTTAGCTTTGAGTACATGAACCGCCAGTTAGTGTGGAATGAATTCTCG GAGATGCTTTTGttacttcttcctcttcttaaTTCATCATCCATAAGAAACCTTCTTAGCCCATTTTCTAAAGATAAAGCTTCAAGTTCGGCAGAGGATGACACTGCTTGCCCTATTTGTCTGGCTAGTCCAACCATTCCATTTCTGGCGCTTCCTTGTCAGCATAG ATACTGTTATTATTGTCTTAGGACAAGATGTGCAGCAACTCCATCATTCAGATGTTCCAGGTGCAGTGAGCCGGTCACCGCCATGCAGCGGCATAGTGGTGTGAACAATTTAGAcccaaaacaataa